A window of Vigna unguiculata cultivar IT97K-499-35 chromosome 4, ASM411807v1, whole genome shotgun sequence contains these coding sequences:
- the LOC114180347 gene encoding uncharacterized protein LOC114180347 isoform X2 yields the protein MNPVIPCSIGNVSIIPGFTYSTKKSNTITRLNLSRSTAKPGSSSWRFLLPSFVASGTFPQNKSIRSFHKKSRTSISATETDVAVEEAGPPVADEDSGEISSNEIGISEDSSSKSDANPDAAKAKRSRPARKSEMPPVKNEDLIPGASFTGKVKSIQPFGAFVDFGAFTDGLVHISMLSDSFVKDVASVVSIGQEVKVKLIEVNNETRRISLSMRENADTGKQRKDAPIKTEKAGSGKRSNSKPSSRKDNVTKSTKLVIGQLLVGSVKNLARSGAFISLPEGEEGFLPVSEEPDDGFDNVMGNTRLEVGQEINVRVLRINRGQVTLTMKTEEDATDSTTTFNQGVVHTATNPFVLAFRKNKDISSFLDEREKPQSEVQKPSPGTTLEEIKETVKQGETVPDVPGVQGEPVSSKLTDDVPPAVKQNAEGDISAIEENVGISSTVGSSTAIIDTPLEKEEDAVSGSLTPEEDIPTVNPTIEEAIQTEVTTSDLKTDSPVETATENVIESGVDVIVTEDEKQSQTLNAVEEFAAAVLTDTDVKESGVDEIVTEDEKQSQTLNAVEEFAAAVLTDTDAVGASPDGNGTITESDTASTAPALQETAADDVGAVPEVNDADTSLSGELSPEGSLNKDETEEKDQVPSPESSATEVVKTSNDNPEEELQKQTTVTENENSFTSQVEEKEIAVASEENISLSSSDGQTVATSGEGSSKATISPALVKQLREETGAGMMDCKKALSETDGDIIKAQEYLRKKGLSSAEKKASRVTAEGRIGSYIHDNRIGVLVEVNCETDFVSRGEIFKDLVDDIAMQVAACPQIEYLVTEDVPEEIVKKEKEIEMQKEDLLSKPEQIRSKIVEGRINKRLEELALLEQPYIKNDKVAVKDLVKQTIATIGENIKVKRFVRFNLGEGLEKKSQDFAAEVAAQTAAKPAPAPAAPANEQPAVAEAKETEPKKSTVAISASLVKQLREETGAGMMDCKKALAETEGDLEKAQEYLRKKGLSSADKKSSRLAAEGRIGSYIHDSRIGVLIEVNCETDFVGRGEKFKELVEDLAMQVVASPQVQFVSIEEIPETVVNKEKELERQREDLLSKPENIREKIVEGRVSKRLGELALLEQPFIKDDSVLVKDLVKQTVAALGENIKVRRFVRFTLGETTEKETAVEA from the exons ATGAATCCTGTAATACCATGCTCTATTGGCAATGTTTCAATTATTCCTGGATTCACCTATTCAACAAAGAAGAGTAACACTATAACAAGACTCAACTTGTCACGGAGCACTGCAAAACCTGGATCATCATCTTGGAGATTTCTATTACCTTCATTTGTTGCCAGTGGAACGTTTCCTCAAAACAAAAGTATACGTTCTTTTCATAAGAAGTCTAGAACCTCCATATCAGCCACAGAAACAGATGTAGCAGTGGAGGAAGCAGGTCCACCTGTTGCAGATGAAGATTCTGGTGAAATTTCTTCAAATGAAATTGGAATAAGTGAAGATTCATCCTCTAAGTCTGATGCCAACCCTGATGCAGCTAAAGCCAAGCGTTCAAGACCTGCAAGGAAAAGTGAGATGCCTCCTGTTAAGAATGAGGATTTGATTCCTGGAGCAAGTTTTACTGGGAAAGTAAAATCTATCCAGCCATTTGGTGCCTTTGTTGATTTTGGTGCTTTCACAGATGGCCTTGTTCATATTTCAATGTTGAGTGATAGCTTTGTTAAAGACGTTGCAAGTGTTGTTTCTATAGGCCAAGAAGTTAAGGTGAAACTGATTGAAGTGAATAATGAAACTCGGCGCATTTCTCTCTCTATGCGTGAAAATGCTGACACTGGTAAGCAACGAAAAGATGCACCCATCAAGACGGAGAAAGCTGGATCTGGGAAGAGGAGCAATTCAAAACCCAGTTCAAGGAAAGATAATGTGACGAAAAGCACAAAACTTGTCATAGGGCAGCTACTGGTTGGTTCAGTGAAGAATCTGGCTAGGAGTGGTGCTTTTATATCTCTTCCTGAAGGGGAGGAAGGATTTCTGCCTGTATCCGAGGAACCTGATGATGGATTTGATAATGTTATGGGAAACACTAGGCTGGAGGTTGGTCAAGAAATTAATGTGCGTGTTTTGCGTATCAACAGAGGACAAGTAACATTGACTATGAAGACTGAGGAAGATGCTACAGATTCGACTACAACATTTAACCAAGGAGTTGTCCATACTGCAACAAACCCTTTTGTGTTGGCTTTTCGTAAGAACAAggatatttcttcttttttggatGAGAGGGAGAAACCTCAGAGTGAAGTTCAAAAACCATCACCTGGAACAACTTTGGAAGAAATTAAGGAAACTGTCAAGCAAGGGGAAACTGTACCGGATGTTCCTGGTGTACAGGGTGAACCAGTAAGCAGCAAGTTGACAGATGATGTCCCCCCTGCAGTCAAACAAAATGCTGAAGGTGATATTTCTGCAATTGAAGAAAATGTGGGAATCAGTTCAACGGTTGGCTCCTCAACAGCTATTATAGATACTCCCTtggagaaggaagaagatgcAGTTTCTGGAAGTTTGACTCCTGAAGAGGATATACCTACTGTAAATCCAACAATTGAGGAAGCTATTCAGACAGAGGTCACAACAAGCGATTTGAAAACTGACTCACCTGTTGAAACAGCTACCGAGAATGTAATAGAAAGTGGAGTTGATGTAATTGTCACGGAAGATGAGAAACAATCACAAACTCTTAATGCAGTGGAAGAATTTGCTGCTGCAGTACTAACTGATACTGATGTAAAAGAAAGTGGAGTTGATGAAATTGTCACGGAAGATGAGAAACAATCACAAACTCTTAATGCAGTGGAAGAATTTGCAGCTGCAGTACTAACTGATACTGATGCGGTTGGAGCTAGCCCTGATGGAAACGGTACTATTACCGAATCAGATACTGCATCGACTGCCCCAGCTCTGCAAGAAACTGCAG CTGATGACGTTGGAGCTGTTCCTGAGGTCAACGACGCTGACACTAGTTTGAGTGGTGAGTTGTCTCCTGAGGGAAGCTTGAATAAAG ATGAAACAGAAGAAAAGGATCAAGTTCCTTCTCCAGAAAGTTCTGCGACTGAAGTAGTAAAAACTTCCAATGATAACCCTGAAGAAGAATTGCAAAAGCAAACTACTGTCACAGAGAACGAAAATTCGTTTACCTCACAAgttgaagagaaagagattgCAGTTGCATCTGAGGAAAATATCAGTTTATCTAGTTCTGATGGACAAACTGTTGCTACTTCAGGGGAAGGCTCAAGTAAAG CAACTATATCTCCAGCACTTGTGAAGCAACTTCGGGAAGAAACAGGAGCTGGAATGATGGACTGCAAGAAAGCTCTATCAGAGACTGATGGGGACATTATTAAAGCACAAGAGTACCTTAGGAAAAAAGGCTTATCGAGTGCAGAAAAGAAAGCAAGCAGGGTAACTGCTGAAGGAAGGATAGGTTCTTACATCCATGACAACAGGATAGGTGTTTTGGTAGAAGTAAACTGTGAGACAGATTTTGTCTCCAGAGGTGAAATTTTTAAAGATCTTGTTGATGATATAGCCATGCAAGTGGCTGCATGCCCTCAAATAGAGTATCTTGTTACTGAAGACGTTCCTGAGGAAATcgttaagaaagaaaaagagatagAAATGCAGAAAGAAGATCTTTTGTCAAAACCAGAGCAAATAAGATCAAAGATTGTTGAAGGGAGGATAAATAAAAGACTAGAGGAGCTGGCATTACTTGAGCAGCCCTACATTAAGAATGATAAGGTAGCAGTAAAGGACTTGGTCAAGCAAACTATTGCTACTATTggagaaaatattaaagttaagAGGTTTGTGCGATTCAACCTTGGGGAGGGTTTAGAGAAGAAAAGTCAGGATTTTGCTGCTGAAGTAGCTGCACAAACCGCAGCAAAACCAGCACCAGCACCTGCTGCACCAGCAAACGAGCAACCTGCTGTTGCAGAAGCCAAGGAGACAGAGCCAAA GAAATCAACAGTAGCAATCTCAGCCTCATTAGTTAAGCAATTGAGGGAAGAAACTGGAGCAGGGATGATGGACTGCAAGAAAGCTCTAGCTGAAACTGAAGGGGATCTTGAAAAGGCCCAAGAATACCTGAGAAAAAAGGGTCTCTCCTCTGCTGACAAGAAATCGAGCCGGCTAGCCGCAGAAGGCAGAATCGGTTCATACATTCACGATTCACGCATTGGTGTTCTAATTGAGGTGAACTGCGAAACTGACTTTGTAGGTAGAGGTGAGAAATTCAAGGAGTTGGTTGAAGATCTTGCAATGCAAGTGGTGGCCAGCCCACAGGTGCAGTTTGTATCCATTGAAGAAATTCCAGAGACTGTTGTGAACAAAGAAAAGGAACTTGAAAGGCAGAGAGAGGACCTTCTTTCAAAACCAGAGAACATCAGAGAAAAAATTGTTGAGGGAAGGGTCTCTAAGAGGCTAGGGGAGCTTGCACTTTTAGAGCAGCCTTTTATCAAGGATGACAGTGTTTTGGTGAAAGACTTGGTGAAGCAAACTGTGGCTGCACTAGGAGAAAACATCAAAGTGAGGCGATTTGTTCGGTTTACCCTTGGAGAAACAACTGAAAAGGAAACAGCAGTAGAAGCATAA
- the LOC114180347 gene encoding uncharacterized protein LOC114180347 isoform X4, whose product MNPVIPCSIGNVSIIPGFTYSTKKSNTITRLNLSRSTAKPGSSSWRFLLPSFVASGTFPQNKSIRSFHKKSRTSISATETDVAVEEAGPPVADEDSGEISSNEIGISEDSSSKSDANPDAAKAKRSRPARKSEMPPVKNEDLIPGASFTGKVKSIQPFGAFVDFGAFTDGLVHISMLSDSFVKDVASVVSIGQEVKVKLIEVNNETRRISLSMRENADTGKQRKDAPIKTEKAGSGKRSNSKPSSRKDNVTKSTKLVIGQLLVGSVKNLARSGAFISLPEGEEGFLPVSEEPDDGFDNVMGNTRLEVGQEINVRVLRINRGQVTLTMKTEEDATDSTTTFNQGVVHTATNPFVLAFRKNKDISSFLDEREKPQSEVQKPSPGTTLEEIKETVKQGETVPDVPGVQGEPVSSKLTDDVPPAVKQNAEGDISAIEENVGISSTVGSSTAIIDTPLEKEEDAVSGSLTPEEDIPTVNPTIEEAIQTEVTTSDLKTDSPVETATENVIESGVDVIVTEDEKQSQTLNAVEEFAAAVLTDTDVKESGVDEIVTEDEKQSQTLNAVEEFAAAVLTDTDAVGASPDGNGTITESDTASTAPALQETAADDVGAVPEVNDADTSLSDETEEKDQVPSPESSATEVVKTSNDNPEEELQKQTTVTENENSFTSQVEEKEIAVASEENISLSSSDGQTVATSGEGSSKATISPALVKQLREETGAGMMDCKKALSETDGDIIKAQEYLRKKGLSSAEKKASRVTAEGRIGSYIHDNRIGVLVEVNCETDFVSRGEIFKDLVDDIAMQVAACPQIEYLVTEDVPEEIVKKEKEIEMQKEDLLSKPEQIRSKIVEGRINKRLEELALLEQPYIKNDKVAVKDLVKQTIATIGENIKVKRFVRFNLGEGLEKKSQDFAAEVAAQTAAKPAPAPAAPANEQPAVAEAKETEPKKSTVAISASLVKQLREETGAGMMDCKKALAETEGDLEKAQEYLRKKGLSSADKKSSRLAAEGRIGSYIHDSRIGVLIEVNCETDFVGRGEKFKELVEDLAMQVVASPQVQFVSIEEIPETVVNKEKELERQREDLLSKPENIREKIVEGRVSKRLGELALLEQPFIKDDSVLVKDLVKQTVAALGENIKVRRFVRFTLGETTEKETAVEA is encoded by the exons ATGAATCCTGTAATACCATGCTCTATTGGCAATGTTTCAATTATTCCTGGATTCACCTATTCAACAAAGAAGAGTAACACTATAACAAGACTCAACTTGTCACGGAGCACTGCAAAACCTGGATCATCATCTTGGAGATTTCTATTACCTTCATTTGTTGCCAGTGGAACGTTTCCTCAAAACAAAAGTATACGTTCTTTTCATAAGAAGTCTAGAACCTCCATATCAGCCACAGAAACAGATGTAGCAGTGGAGGAAGCAGGTCCACCTGTTGCAGATGAAGATTCTGGTGAAATTTCTTCAAATGAAATTGGAATAAGTGAAGATTCATCCTCTAAGTCTGATGCCAACCCTGATGCAGCTAAAGCCAAGCGTTCAAGACCTGCAAGGAAAAGTGAGATGCCTCCTGTTAAGAATGAGGATTTGATTCCTGGAGCAAGTTTTACTGGGAAAGTAAAATCTATCCAGCCATTTGGTGCCTTTGTTGATTTTGGTGCTTTCACAGATGGCCTTGTTCATATTTCAATGTTGAGTGATAGCTTTGTTAAAGACGTTGCAAGTGTTGTTTCTATAGGCCAAGAAGTTAAGGTGAAACTGATTGAAGTGAATAATGAAACTCGGCGCATTTCTCTCTCTATGCGTGAAAATGCTGACACTGGTAAGCAACGAAAAGATGCACCCATCAAGACGGAGAAAGCTGGATCTGGGAAGAGGAGCAATTCAAAACCCAGTTCAAGGAAAGATAATGTGACGAAAAGCACAAAACTTGTCATAGGGCAGCTACTGGTTGGTTCAGTGAAGAATCTGGCTAGGAGTGGTGCTTTTATATCTCTTCCTGAAGGGGAGGAAGGATTTCTGCCTGTATCCGAGGAACCTGATGATGGATTTGATAATGTTATGGGAAACACTAGGCTGGAGGTTGGTCAAGAAATTAATGTGCGTGTTTTGCGTATCAACAGAGGACAAGTAACATTGACTATGAAGACTGAGGAAGATGCTACAGATTCGACTACAACATTTAACCAAGGAGTTGTCCATACTGCAACAAACCCTTTTGTGTTGGCTTTTCGTAAGAACAAggatatttcttcttttttggatGAGAGGGAGAAACCTCAGAGTGAAGTTCAAAAACCATCACCTGGAACAACTTTGGAAGAAATTAAGGAAACTGTCAAGCAAGGGGAAACTGTACCGGATGTTCCTGGTGTACAGGGTGAACCAGTAAGCAGCAAGTTGACAGATGATGTCCCCCCTGCAGTCAAACAAAATGCTGAAGGTGATATTTCTGCAATTGAAGAAAATGTGGGAATCAGTTCAACGGTTGGCTCCTCAACAGCTATTATAGATACTCCCTtggagaaggaagaagatgcAGTTTCTGGAAGTTTGACTCCTGAAGAGGATATACCTACTGTAAATCCAACAATTGAGGAAGCTATTCAGACAGAGGTCACAACAAGCGATTTGAAAACTGACTCACCTGTTGAAACAGCTACCGAGAATGTAATAGAAAGTGGAGTTGATGTAATTGTCACGGAAGATGAGAAACAATCACAAACTCTTAATGCAGTGGAAGAATTTGCTGCTGCAGTACTAACTGATACTGATGTAAAAGAAAGTGGAGTTGATGAAATTGTCACGGAAGATGAGAAACAATCACAAACTCTTAATGCAGTGGAAGAATTTGCAGCTGCAGTACTAACTGATACTGATGCGGTTGGAGCTAGCCCTGATGGAAACGGTACTATTACCGAATCAGATACTGCATCGACTGCCCCAGCTCTGCAAGAAACTGCAG CTGATGACGTTGGAGCTGTTCCTGAGGTCAACGACGCTGACACTAGTTTGAGTG ATGAAACAGAAGAAAAGGATCAAGTTCCTTCTCCAGAAAGTTCTGCGACTGAAGTAGTAAAAACTTCCAATGATAACCCTGAAGAAGAATTGCAAAAGCAAACTACTGTCACAGAGAACGAAAATTCGTTTACCTCACAAgttgaagagaaagagattgCAGTTGCATCTGAGGAAAATATCAGTTTATCTAGTTCTGATGGACAAACTGTTGCTACTTCAGGGGAAGGCTCAAGTAAAG CAACTATATCTCCAGCACTTGTGAAGCAACTTCGGGAAGAAACAGGAGCTGGAATGATGGACTGCAAGAAAGCTCTATCAGAGACTGATGGGGACATTATTAAAGCACAAGAGTACCTTAGGAAAAAAGGCTTATCGAGTGCAGAAAAGAAAGCAAGCAGGGTAACTGCTGAAGGAAGGATAGGTTCTTACATCCATGACAACAGGATAGGTGTTTTGGTAGAAGTAAACTGTGAGACAGATTTTGTCTCCAGAGGTGAAATTTTTAAAGATCTTGTTGATGATATAGCCATGCAAGTGGCTGCATGCCCTCAAATAGAGTATCTTGTTACTGAAGACGTTCCTGAGGAAATcgttaagaaagaaaaagagatagAAATGCAGAAAGAAGATCTTTTGTCAAAACCAGAGCAAATAAGATCAAAGATTGTTGAAGGGAGGATAAATAAAAGACTAGAGGAGCTGGCATTACTTGAGCAGCCCTACATTAAGAATGATAAGGTAGCAGTAAAGGACTTGGTCAAGCAAACTATTGCTACTATTggagaaaatattaaagttaagAGGTTTGTGCGATTCAACCTTGGGGAGGGTTTAGAGAAGAAAAGTCAGGATTTTGCTGCTGAAGTAGCTGCACAAACCGCAGCAAAACCAGCACCAGCACCTGCTGCACCAGCAAACGAGCAACCTGCTGTTGCAGAAGCCAAGGAGACAGAGCCAAA GAAATCAACAGTAGCAATCTCAGCCTCATTAGTTAAGCAATTGAGGGAAGAAACTGGAGCAGGGATGATGGACTGCAAGAAAGCTCTAGCTGAAACTGAAGGGGATCTTGAAAAGGCCCAAGAATACCTGAGAAAAAAGGGTCTCTCCTCTGCTGACAAGAAATCGAGCCGGCTAGCCGCAGAAGGCAGAATCGGTTCATACATTCACGATTCACGCATTGGTGTTCTAATTGAGGTGAACTGCGAAACTGACTTTGTAGGTAGAGGTGAGAAATTCAAGGAGTTGGTTGAAGATCTTGCAATGCAAGTGGTGGCCAGCCCACAGGTGCAGTTTGTATCCATTGAAGAAATTCCAGAGACTGTTGTGAACAAAGAAAAGGAACTTGAAAGGCAGAGAGAGGACCTTCTTTCAAAACCAGAGAACATCAGAGAAAAAATTGTTGAGGGAAGGGTCTCTAAGAGGCTAGGGGAGCTTGCACTTTTAGAGCAGCCTTTTATCAAGGATGACAGTGTTTTGGTGAAAGACTTGGTGAAGCAAACTGTGGCTGCACTAGGAGAAAACATCAAAGTGAGGCGATTTGTTCGGTTTACCCTTGGAGAAACAACTGAAAAGGAAACAGCAGTAGAAGCATAA